The Longimicrobium sp. region CATTTTCGATGTGATTACATTGTGATTACACCAAGGAGGGAATCGTGAGAGCGCGAATCATTCGGATCGGCAATTCGAAGGGGGTCCGGCTCCCAAAGTCGCTCCTCGAACGGAGTGGGCTGGAGGGAGAAGTGGAGCTCGAGGCGAACGACGGCGAGATTATCGTGCGCGCGGCGGAGCACCCGCGTGCGGGCTGGGAGGAGGCGTTCGCGGAAATGAGCGCACGGGGTGACGACGAGTTGCTCGACGGTGAGCAGCTCGGCAGTTCCTCGTGGGACGACGAAGAATGGGAGTGGGCGTGAAGCGGTTCGACGTCTATCTCACGCGGCTCGACCCCACAAAGGGTAGCGAGATCCAGAAGACACGCCCCTGCCTGATCATCTCTCCCAACGAGATGAATCGTCCCTTGAAGACCGTGATCATAGCGCCGATGACCACCCGCGGACGTCCATATCCCAGCAGGGTCGATTGCGTGTTCGGCGGGAAGAACGGGCAGGTTGCGCTGGACCAGATCCGAACCGTCGACAAGACGCGATTGGGACAACGCCTGGGTGATCTCGATCGACCTACTCGCAAGCTCGTGCTGGACACGCTGGCGCGGATGTTCGCTCCCTAGCCATGAAATTCGAAGCGGCTCCCGATGATCTCGAGAGCCGCTGATGTTGACGGGGTGCGGAACGTGCCGTGCGCGTCAGGGCTCATCGCCCAGGAAGCGGCGGACCTCCTCGAGGACGCGGCGCGGCTCCACCGGCTTGGCCAGGTAGCCGTCGCAGCCGACCTCCACCGCGCGCTCGCGGTCGGCGGCCAGCGCGTGCGCCGTCAGCGCGATGATGGGGATCGACGCGGTGGCGGAGTCGGCCTTGAGGGCGGCGGTGGCCTCCCAGCCGTCCATCACCGGGATCGACACGTCCATCAGGATCAGGTCCGGGTGGTGCTCGCGGGCCATCCGCACCCCCTCGCCACCGTCGCCGGCCAAGAGCACGCGGTAGCCGAAGTGCTCCAGCATCGTGCGGTACACGATGCGGTTGTCTTCGTGGTCCTCGACGAGCAGGATGGTTCGGCTCACGGGCTGGGCGGGATCGGGTCGTGAGGGGAATCGCCCGCGGGAGCGGCAGCCTTGCCGGGCGCGCGTCAATCTGCTACGGTGTGTTCGACATGTCAAATGCGGTTCGGCTACCCGAATCGGGCACGAAGCGGGACGAGGCCCCCCGCGCGGCCCTCGACGCAGCGGCTAAATCCTTGCAGGGGCGTCAGATGCGACCTGAGCAGGGGATCCCGTTGGCCGGAGGTGGGGGGCTGCCTTCCGAATCGAGACCGGGCCCGGTGCGCCGCAAGGCGGTGGAGCTTTCGGCCTTTTTCGAGCGGCTGCGCCAGATCCTGGACGACCGCGGCCTGTCGCAGGCCGACCTGGCGCGCGAGCTGGGCGTGGGCGTGGCCACGGTGAGCGAGTGGTTCACCCGCGGCCGCGTGCCCAACGGCGACGTGATGCTGCGCCTGCCGGGCGCGCTGCGGGTCAACGGCCACTGGCTGCTGACCGGCGAGGGCCCGCGCGAGCGCGAGCCGGCGCCGCAGGGCGACCCGTACCTTCGCGGCGCGGGCGACGCCATCCAGCGGCTCGCGCAGGCGCTGGACGACGTGGCGCGGCGCTTCGGCGCGCCGGCCGGCGGGCCCGATCCGTCTCCCGAATCGACCTGACGTCACCCTGCCCGCGCGGATCGCCTCCCGCGCGGGCCATCCCATCCCCGTCCTTGCCGCACGGCCCCTCGGCCGCGCGGAGGTGAAGCCGTGCCGACCACCCTGATCGGCGTCGACCTGCGGCGCCCGCCCGAGGAGCAGTACCCGCGTCCCCACAACCGCTGGCATCCCGACATCCCCCCGGTCGCCTCCGTCGATCCGGGGTCGGTGTTCCGCATGGAGTGCCTGGACCTGTCGGGCGGGCAGATCGTGAACAGCGACACCGCCGACGACGTGCGCGACCTCGACCTGGCCCAGCTCCACTACCTGAGCGGCCCGGTGGCGGTGAACGGCGCGCGCCCGGGCGACCTGCTGGTGGTGGACGTGCTCGACATCGGCCCGCTGTCCGGCGCGGAGTGGGGATACACGGGGATCCTGGACCGGCACACGGGGACAGGGCTGCTGACCGACGAGTATCCCGAGGCACGCAAGGCCATCTGGGACCTGAACGGGATCTACGCCACCTCGCGCCACGTGCAGGACGTGCGCTTCGCCGCGCTCCCGCACCCGGGGACGATCGGGTGCGCGCCGTCGCCCGAGCGGCTGGCGCGCTGGAACCGCCGCGAGCTGAAGGCCACCGCCACGCACGGCGGCCACTTCGCGCAGGGGACCGCGGTGCCGCAGGCCGAGGGCGCGTTGCTGGGGATGCTCGACGGCGCGCGCGCCGAGCGCATCGCGGGCGAGGCGGCGCGCACCTGGGCGGCGCGCGAGAACGGCGGCAACCTCGACGTGAAGGAGCTGGCCCGCGGCTCGCGCGCCTACCTCCCGGTCTACGTCCCCGGCGCCAACCTCTCCGTGGGCGACCTGCAGTTCTCGCAGGGCGACGGGAAGATCACCGGGCTGGGCGGGGTGAAGATGGCGGGGTACATCGACCTGCACGTGGACCTGATCCCCGACGGCATCAACCGCACGGGGATCACCAGCCCGGTGTTCGAGCCGGCCCCCACCGAGCGCGGCTACTCCGAGTTCGTCACCTTCCAGGGGATCTCGGTCGACGAGAACGACACCCAGCACTACCTGGACGTGTGGGTGGCGTACCGGATGGCCTGCCGCCACGCCATCCGGCACCTGCAGCGCTTCGGATTCGCCGGCGAGCAGGTGTACGTGCTGCTGGCCGCCGCGCCCGTGCACGGCCACATCTCGTGCATGCTCGAGCACCCCAACGTGTGCTGCACGGTGGCCGTCCCCAGCGGGATCTTCGACTTCGACGTCGGCCCGCGCGCCGAGATCCGCTCCGCCCCGCGCGGCGAGCTGGCCCGGCCGGGGTGAGGCGGGTTCAGTCCACCACCCACTTCAGCTTCTTGATGTCCAGCCCCAGCGAGATCCCCACGTCGGAGCTGGAGCCCGTGCATTGCCCGCCGCACAGGCTCCAGGTGATCTCGGTGATGTCGATGAAGAGGATGGTGGTGGACTCGACCACGATGGTGTCGCCCTGCTGGGGCGGGCAGTCGCAGGGAATCTCGAACCAGAACGGGTCGAGCGAGATGCCGAGGCCGCCCCCGGAGACGACGTGGCACCCGCGGCCGCCGACCGATCCGACGCTCTTGTCGGCGTTGAACGGCGCGCCCACGCTCAGGCTGACTCCATTGAAGGTGATGGACATGGTGCACCTGCCGGGCGGGAGGTAGCGGTGTGGCCCCGGCGGAGGCGCGGCCGGGGGAGAGCGTCGCCGGAGAGGTTGCGGTGACGCGGAGAGGGCTCTCCCCGAACGATAGGCGCCGCCGCGCGCGGTGCAAGCATCCTGGCATCCGGCGCGGCCCGCACCGCATCGGATCCGGCCGGGCGATCGGCCGCGACTGGACTTCCGGGTTACGAACCACATATTCCATTTCCGGACCTTCCTCCTCGTCCCCCGCAGGACACCTCGTGGAAACACCCTCGCGTTCCCCCCGCCGGCTTAGCATCCTCAAGCCGGAGAGCGTCGGCGCGCACGCCGGCCGCGGCGCGGAGATCGTCGTCATCGCCCTGCTCTACCTGCTCTGTCTCGGGGGGATGGGAGCCGGCGCGCTGACGGTGATCTTCGCGGACGACCCGTACGGCGCCCGCAGCCAGACCACCTTCGGGATGATCGTCGGCGGCGTGTCGCTCCTGGGGATGATCGTGCTCACCCTGGTGATCGCCATCGATTCCGCGGACGCGCTCGGCCTGTCGCGGCGCCGACGGAGGCGCCCGCGCATCGAATCCCCCGCGCCGCACGCCGATGGCGATGCGGCACCCCGCTCCTGATCCCCCCGGTTCATCGTGCCGATCATGACCGAGATCGATCCCGAGACGCATCCGGCCGCGGGCGCGAGACGGCCCTGGGCGCCGCCGAGCGTCACCGAGCTCCCGCGGCTGACGCAGCTGACGCTGGCGACGGGGCCGGGCGTGAACGAAGGGCCCGGGTTCGGTGGCGGCAGCGTCGTCATCCCCTGAGAAGCTGTTATGAACCGATCTCGAGCAGCTTGTAGGCCTTCGCCAGCATGAGACAGGCAAAGGCGATGAAATGCAGACCGGCCAGCGTCTCAGGCAATCGCTCGTAGTCCTTGGCCAACCTGCGGAATCGCGTGAGCCAGGCGAAGCTGCGCTCGACGACCCAGCGCTTGGGCAGGAGCACGAAGCCCTTCACCGCCTCCGGGACCATGACGACTTCGAGGCGGATTCCATGCTCCTTGGCTGCGTCGCTTGCCTGCGGTCCGCGATACGCGCCGTCGACGTAGGCCAACTCGACGTTTTCGCCCGTGGTCTTCTGCGTCGCGTGGGCGAGCGCGGCAACGGCATCGCGGTCCTGGGCGCTGGCGGAGGTGACCACGACCGCAAGCAGGTTGCCGAGCGTGTCGACCGAGATGTGCACCTTGGACCCGCGGGTCTTCTTGTGCGGATCGTTGCCCGCCCGGTGCCCGCTCTCGGGCGTGGAGCGCAGCGTGCGTGCGTCGATCACCGAGCCGGTAGGCTGCTCGTTGCGGCCCTGGAGCAGCCGGATGAGCGCCCGGAGGTCCTTCGTCATGGATTCGAATACCTCGGCCCGGATCCAGCGCTGCGTCTGCTGGTAAACGGCAGCCCACGGCGGCAGGTCGTTCGGCATGTACCGCCATGGCGAGCCGGTTTTGACGATCCAGCGCAGGCCGTTGAAAACCTCGCGTAACGAGTGCTCGCGCTGGGGAGCTGTCACGCTGATCAGGGCCAGATACGGTGCGACGAAGGCCCATTCCTCGTCGCTGACATCACTCGGGTACTTTTTGCGATTCGACATGCATCGAATCTAACCCGAGATGCACAGAGTGCATAACAGCTTCTGAGCAGCGACCTCCCACGCGCGCCCGCCGGTAACATGGCGGGCGCGCCGCGTTTCATCTCCCTGTCCCCGTTGCGATCCCGGCGCGCGGGCGAGATGTTGCGCCCCTCATCGCCATCTCTCCGCGCGCCGTTCGCGGCACCGCGGGGCACGCTCGCGCCGCGTTGCAAACCATCCGCACCGGTGCGAGGATCTCAGCAGGGTGGCGATTGTATTCCGAGCCGCTCCGCCGACCGGCGATCCGAACTCCACGCGAGGTACATCCCCTGGCTACCGCCGAGAAGGAAATCGAGACCCTGCTGGGCGACGCGGCCCAGCTCCGCGCGCAGGTGCAGCGCCGCATCGTGGGCCAGGAGCGCGTGCTGGAGGAGGTGATCATCTGCCTCCTGGCGGGCGGCCACGCGCTCCTCGTCGGCGTTCCCGGGCTGGCGAAGACGCTGCTGGTGCGGACGCTGGCGCAGGCGCTGGAGCTGGAGTTCAAGCGCGTGCAGTTCACCCCCGACCTGATGCCGGGCGACATCACCGGCACGGAGGTGATCGAGGAGGACCGGACCACGGGGCGCCGCGCGGCGCGCTTCATCCGCGGCCCCGTGTTCACCCAGGTGCTGCTGGCCGACGAGATCAACCGCACGCCGCCGAAGACGCAGGCCGCGCTGCTCGAGGCCATGCAGGAGGGCCGCGTGACCGCCGGCGGCGAGGACCTCCTCCTCCCGCGCCCCTTCTTCGTCCTCGCCACGCAGAACCCGATCGAGCAGGAGGGGACGTATCCGCTTCCCGAGGCGCAGCTCGATCGCTTCATGCTCGACATCCGGCTGGACTACCCCAGCGCGGACGAGGAGGTGGAGATCCTTCGCGCCACGACGGGCACGCTCGACGCCGACGTGCAGCCGGTGCTGGACGCCGAGCGCGTGCTGACGCTGCAGCGCTGGACGCGCGAGGTGCCCGTCGCCGACAACGTCCTGGCCTACGCCGCCTCGCTCGTCCGCGCCACCCGCCCGGCCGACGGGAGCGCGACGGACGACGTGAAGCGCTGGGTGCGCTGGGGCGCCGGCCCGCGCGCCGGACAGGCGCTGATCCTGGGCGCAAAGGCGCGCGCGCTTCTCGCCGGCCGCTTCCACGTGACTCCCGACGACGTGCGGCGCGTGGCGCTTCCGGTGCTGCGCCACCGCGTGCTGGTGAACTTCCACGCCGAGGCCGAGGGCGTGTCGACCGACGCCGTGGTCTCCCGCCTCCTCCAGGCCGTCGAGCCGCCGCGGAGCGGGTTGTGAGCTCCTCCCTGCCAGGGTGTTGCGGGCGAATGAATTCGCTGCAACAACGGCCCGAAGTCCGCCTTCGCGGACTCACGCCGCGGCATGGGTCCATCGAGCCGAGGTCCGTCGCCCGCGCTGAGTTCTCCCCTCCCCCATCCCTCCCCCCTCGTGGGGGAGGGGCCGGGGGTGGGGGGGATCCGCGGCCGCGCCGGGGCCGGCTGAAGCAGCCGGACGTCGGCCCTCCAGTCCGCGAAGCGGACTTCGTGTGGTGGTTGCCGTGGCTTCAGCCGCCGGGGCTGGATGTTGGCGAGGTGCACGGATGACCGCCTCCACCGACTTCCTCCCGCCCGGCCTCCTCGAGCACCTCGGCGGGCTCGAGCTGATCGCGCGCACGGTGGTCCGCGGCTTCCAGGCGGGGATCCACCGTTCGCCATTGCGCGGGGCGGGCGAGGACTTCGCGAAGCACCGCGACTACCAGCAGGGCGACGACGTCCGCTACCTGGACTGGAAGCTGTATGCGCGCACCGACCGGCTGTACGTGCGCGAGTTCGAGGAGCGCTCCAATCTCCAGGCGTACGTGGTGGTCGATGCGTCCGCGTCGATGGAGTACGCGGGCGCGGGCGGCGTGTCGAAGCTGCGCTACGCCTCGTACCTGGCCGCCGCGCTCGCGCACCTGATGATCGGCGCGGGCGACGCGGTCGGGCTGGCCGCGTTCGGCGCGGGGGCGCGGCTGCTGTTGGCGCCGAGGGCGCGCAAGGGCCATCTCCACGACCTGCTGCTGAACCTGGAGCGGCTGCGCCCCGGCGGCTCCGAAGGCGCCGCCGCCGTGCTGGATCGCGTGGGCACGCAGATGCGCCGCGGCGGGCGCGTCATCGTCATCTCCGACCTGCTGGAGGAGGATGGCGGAGATGCGCTCGCCGTCGCCGCCGGCCGCCTCCGCGCGCGCGGCGACGAGGTGATCGTGCTGCGCGTGCTGACGCCGGAGGAGACGGGGGATGCGACGCCGGACGCGGGTCTCTTCTTCGACCCCGAGCGTCCGGCGCGGCAGGTCCCCGCCACGCCGCGCGCGGACCCCGGCTACGCCCGCCGCGTCGGCGAGTATTTCGCGATGCTGGCGGACCGGTTGCGCGAGCGCGGCGTGGAGTACGTGCCGCTCTCCACCGCCGAGCCGGTGGAGCAGGCGCTGGTCGCGTGGGTCAACCGCCGGCGGGGGACGTGATCACCTTCGGCACGCCCGCGTTCCTGCTGGCCGGCGCGCTGGCCGCGCTGGTGCCGCTGGCGCTGCACCTGATCCGCCGCCGCCCGCCATCGCGCGCGCCGCTGCCGACCGAGCGCTTCCTGTCGCCCGACCCGCGCACCGCCGTCCGCGTCAGCCGGCCGACGGATCCGCTCCTCCTGGCCCTGCGGATGCTGCTGCTGGTGCTGGCCGGCGCGGCGTTCGCGCGCCCGGTCTGGTTCCCCGCGGCGCGCGGCACCCGCGAGGTGGTGCTGCTCGACACCGGCGCGGGAATTGGCGACGCGTGGCCGCAAGCGGTCGCCGAGGCGCGCCGCCGCCTGCTCGCGCCGGATGGCACGCTGCGTGGTGAGCTGGTGCTGTTCGACACCCTCGGCGTCCGCATGCACCGCGTGACCGAGGCGACGTTCGCCACGCTCGCCGGCTCGCCGCCGTCGCGCGCGCCCAGCCGCTACTCCGCCGCGCTGCGCTCCATCCCCGCCGCCGCGCGCGAGCTTCGCGGCGCGGACTCGATCCGCGTCACGCTCATCACCCGGCCGCGATGGAGCGCGTGGAGCGACGGCATCGCCCCGCTTCGCCGCGCCGCGTGGCCGGGCGCGATCGAGGTGGTGGCGATCCAGGGCGCGGCGGCGGCCGATTCGGCGCGAGTAGATACCGCCTCCCGCGAGGCGATCTACCTCGTCGGTGATCGCCCTGCGCCCGTCGCGTACGCGAAGCTGGCGCTGGAGGCGACGGGATGGACGGTGCGTGACGTCCCCGCCGCGAACGCCGTCTCCATGGGGAGCGCGCGGCTCGCCGTCGTCGCCGCTCCCGTCCCCGCGGCGACGGCGGATGCGCTGCGGCTCCACGCCGAGTCGGGGGCGACGGTGCTGGTGACCGCGCCCGCCGCCGCGTCCTTCCGCGACCTCCTCCCCTGGCGCGGGGCGATGCGCGTGGACAGCACGGGTGGCGCGATGTGGCTGGCCTCGGGCGAGCACGTCTCCGGCGCGGCGACGCGCGTTTCAGGAGATGCGGCGCCTGACGCGGCGGCCATCGCGGCGTGGGAGGACGGCCGTCCCGCGGCGGCCGCGCGGCGCATCGGGCGTGGCTGCATCGTGTTCGCGGCGACCGATCTGGAGCGGGGGGAGATGACGCTCGACGCGGCGTATCCCCGCGTGATCGACCACCTCGCGCGCGGCTGCGAATCTCCCGCTCCCGGCGACGGAGAGGCGCCGCTGGACGCGGGTGCGCGCGCCGTGCTGCGCGGGCGCGGACCGGCCGTCGTGGCCGCGGGCGCGGTCCCCGGCGCGGGCGGCGGGATCGCGCTCGGGCGCTGGGTGATGGCGGCGGCGCTGCTGGCGGCGCTCACCGAAACGTTTTTCGCCTACGGTCGTACGAAATCGGCATGAACACCGTCCTCCGCCGCATTCCCCCCTCGCCGCCGGTCCTCCCGCCGGTGGAGCGGATCGTGGCGCGCGTGCGGCGGCTCTGGCGGTGGTCGGTGCTGGTCCGCGCGCTGGTCGTGGGGCCCGCGCTGCTGGCCCTTTCGGCGCTCTTCCTCCTCACCCTCGACCTGCTCTTCCCACTCCGCGCCGTCCTGCGCGAGGTGCTGCGCTGGGTGCCGCCCACCCTCGGCGTGGCGACGCTGGCATTCGCGGCGATGCGGATCGCGCGGCCGCCCTCGGCGCGGCGCTTCGCGCTCCTGGCCGAGGAGCGCATCCCCGAGCTCGACAACCGGCTGATCACCGCCTTCGACGTGGCGGTGGGCGATCCCGAGTCCATCGTCGCCCGCGCGTTCGTGGCCGATGCGGAGCGGCGTCTTGCCGGCATCGAGGCCACCGACGTCGCCCCGTTCCGCATCTTCGTCCCGCTGATCGCGCTGCTGACCACGTGGGCCGCCGCGTTCGCCTTCTCCATCGCCTTCCCGACCACGGCGCGCGAGGCGTGGGGGCGGTGGCTGCATCCCCGCGACGCGTACGAGCAGCGCTGGCGTGAAGTGCGCGCGAACACCCTCCCCGTCGTCCCCGCGCCGCCGATGCCCGCGTTCGACGAGATGCGCTGGCGCATCACTCCACCCGACTACACCGGCGCACGGTCGAGCGAGGGGCGCGGCGACGAGCCGCTGCAGGCGCTGGCGGGAAGCCGCGTCCGCCTGCACTCGGCGTTCTTCGACCGCTGGGACGCGGTGCGGGCGCTGCGCATCGGCGGCGGCGAGCTTCCCGTGCACCGCCGTGGCGGCGAATGGTCGGTCGAGTGGGCGCAGTCCGGCGGTGAGCGCGGGATCTCGCTCGAGGCGCTGGCCAACGGCGAGGTGGTGTCGCGCCGCGTGGTTCCGGTCACCGTCGTCCCCGACCGCGCGCCGGACGTGCAGCTGACCGCGCCGGAGCAGGACCTCGTCCTCGCCAGCGGACACGGGCGCATCGCCGTCCGCGCGACCGCCGCCGACGACTGGGGCGTCGGCCCGTTCGCGCTCTCCTGGAGCCGCACGCGCGGGAGCGGCGAGACCTTCCAGTACACCGAGGGCGTCTGGCCCTTCGCCTCGCTGCGGAGGGAGGGGAAGACGGCGGCGGGCGAGCTGGTGCTCGACCTCGACGCCATGCAGCTGGAGCCGGGCGACGTGATCCACGTGCGCGCCGTGGCATCGGACCGCAACGACGTCACCGGCCCGGGCGAGAGCGTGTCGCGCACGCGGATGATCCGCATCGCCCGCCCCGAGGAGATGGACCGCGTCAACACCGCCGTGGGCTTCCCCATGGAGCTGCCGCGCGACCCGCTCCTTTCGCAGCGCATGCTGGTGATCCGTACCGAGCGGCTGCGGGCGCAGCGCGGGCGCATCGCGGACGCGCAGTTCCGGTCGCAGGCGGCGGTGATCGCGGAAGACCAGGAGCGGCTGCGCGAGCGCGTGGGCGAGCAGATCTTCACGCGCCAGACCGGGGCGATGCAGGACCTGGGCGTGGAGCACGGCTTCACCGAGCAGGGCGGGGCGGGGCACCACGATGCGGATCAGCCCGCGTCCGCCGCGCCGTCCCCCTCAGGCCAGGGTGCGAACGGTCAGTCGTTCTCCGACCAGGTGCTGGCGGTCGCGTCCGCGGCGACGGGGCAGGGGACGATGGACGAGATCGCGCACAAGCACGACGCCGACCCGATCCTGGACGTCAACCGCACGTTGCTGGGGCTGTACAACCTGATGTGGGCCGCCGAGCGCGAGCTGAACCAGGGCTCGCCCGAAGGCGCGCTCCCGCACCAGTATCAGGCGCTGCGCATCATCGACGAGCTGCGCAAGGCTGAGCGCATCTTCCCCAGCGGCAACGTGCGCGTCGATCCGGTCGACGTCGATTCGGCGCGCGGGCAGGGGAAGCTGGACGACGCCGCGCCCACGGGCCGTGCCGCCGGCGCCGCGCTCCCCTCCTCCGAGGCACTCCTGGCGGAGATTGATCGCGTCGCATCCGCCGCCGTGGGCACGCCCGCGCGCACGCTCTCGCTGCAGCTTTCCGCGCTGGCGGCGCGCGCGCTGGGCGGCCCCGGCGCGGACCCGCAGGCGGCGGCGCTCCTTTCGCGCGCCGCGGGCGAGGCGCAGGCGGGACGCACGGCACAGGCGCGGGCGCTTCTCCTGCGCGCCCGCGCCCACGTCGCCCCCGGCGCGGGGACGCGCGCCCGCGCGCTGCCCTCCACCGCCGATCCCGCGGCCGCCGAGTACTTCCGCCGCCTGGGGAGGGCGCCGTGACGCGTCCTTTGCGGATCGTGCGCCGCGCGCTTCGCGCCGCCGCCGCGCTGGTTCTCGCCGCGTCCGGGGCCGCCGCGGCGGTGAAGCCGGCGCCATTCGTGTTCGCGACGGCGCGCTACGACTCGGGGGACTGGGACTCGGCGCCGCTGGTGCCCACGAACCTGATCCACTCCATCGCGCAGTACACCTCCATCCCGGTGGCGCCGCAGGGCGCGGTGGTGGACCTGGCCAGCCCGGAGCTCTTCCGCTTTCCGTTCATCTACCTGACCGGCCATCTCCCGGTCCGTTTCAGCCAGCAGGAGAGCGCGAACCTGAAGGCGTACGTGGAGCGCGGCGGGTTCGTCTTCATCGACGACCACAATCACGACGTGGACGGCGCCTTCCACCGCACGGCCACGGCGGAGCTGCGCCGCGTCTTCGGCGCGGGCGCGCTGCGCGACCTGCCGAACGACCACGAGCTCTACCGCGCCTTCTTCACCTTCCCCGAGGGGCCGCCCACCACGAGCCACGAGCTGAACGGGTGGGGCGACAACCTGGTGCACGAGCACCTGCAGGGAATCGTGGTGAACGGGCGGCTGGGCGTGCTCTACAGCAACAAGGACTACAGCTCCGAATGGGGCTACCACTTCCGCAACAAGCGCTTCCAGTCGCTCGACAACACGCGCTTCGGCGTCAACATCATCGTGTACGCGCTCACGCGATGATTCTTTCGGCCAAGGCACAGACAACTACGGATTTGGGCGTGTCCCCCGCTGCGCGGGGGCCGGGCTGCGCGCGCGGTAGGGCACGATACAACTGTGCCCAACCGCGCCGGGCCCCCGCCGCGCCAGGCGCCCGTTCGCGGCCACGGCATCCCCGCCCGCGCGGCGGGGTCCCGGCCCTCCGGGCGCGCATCCCTCACGCATCCGTCGCGGCCATCCGCACCGCGGCCGGCGCGGCATGACGCGTCTTCCCATCATCCTCCGCGCGATCGTCCTCGCGCTGCTGGTGCTTGCGCTGGCGCTGCCGTCGTCCTGGCGCGCGGAGACGGTGGCGGGGCGTGTCGTGCGCCTGCGCGGTCCCGCTGATTTCGGGACGGCGGAGGCGCTGCTCACGGGTCCCGAGCCCGCGGCGACGGTTTACGAATCCGCATCTCCTCCGTCGCCAATGGAGCTGGAGGCGCTCGCCGCGGCGGCCGAGCGCGCGCCGCTGTTCGGCGTCCTCCCCGCCACCGCGCGGCTCATCGATGCGATCGTCACCGCGCGGCCGCTGGCCGGGCGCGCGGCCGCCGTCTCGTTCCGGCTGCACGGCACGCCCGGCGACAGCGCGCGCGTCTATCTCACCGAGTCCGGCGGCGCGGTGGACAGCCTGACGGTGCAGACCGACGCACGCGGCGAGGCGTCGGGCGCGTTCCGCGTGCGCCCGGCGGTGGCGGGGTGGCGCGAATGGCAGGTGCGCGCCGCCTGGCCCCGCGGCGACGCGGCCACCGCGAGCGCGGGCGCGTGGGTCGATTCGGCGGGGCCGCCGCGCGTACTGTTGCGGGCCGGCTTCCCGGACTGGGAGGCGAAGTTCGTCGTCCGGGCGCTGGAGGAGAGCGGCGCGCGGGTGGAGCAGACGCTGTCGCTCGGGCGGGGGCTGGCCGTCGCGCAGGGCGCCGGTTCTATCCTCACACCCGCGCGGCTCGCGAACGTCGATGCGGTGATCGTGCTCGACGGTGCGCCGCTGAACGCCGGGGAAGCCGCGACGCTCGCCGACTGGGCCGCGCGGGGCGGCGGCGTGCTCCTGGCCGGCGACCGCGCGGGCACGGCGGGCGTCGGCCTGGTTCGCCCGGGCGGGCGCGTCGCGACCGTGGACGGCGCCGCGATCCGCTGGGCGCTGCCGCCGGAGCTGGCGCCGCTCCCGCCCGACCGCATCACCTCGGCGGCACAGCCGTTCGCGGCCGGCGTCGCGGGCTCGACGGCGGCTGCGTCGTCCCCCGCGGGCGGGCT contains the following coding sequences:
- a CDS encoding BatA domain-containing protein is translated as MGQPPAGDVITFGTPAFLLAGALAALVPLALHLIRRRPPSRAPLPTERFLSPDPRTAVRVSRPTDPLLLALRMLLLVLAGAAFARPVWFPAARGTREVVLLDTGAGIGDAWPQAVAEARRRLLAPDGTLRGELVLFDTLGVRMHRVTEATFATLAGSPPSRAPSRYSAALRSIPAAARELRGADSIRVTLITRPRWSAWSDGIAPLRRAAWPGAIEVVAIQGAAAADSARVDTASREAIYLVGDRPAPVAYAKLALEATGWTVRDVPAANAVSMGSARLAVVAAPVPAATADALRLHAESGATVLVTAPAAASFRDLLPWRGAMRVDSTGGAMWLASGEHVSGAATRVSGDAAPDAAAIAAWEDGRPAAAARRIGRGCIVFAATDLERGEMTLDAAYPRVIDHLARGCESPAPGDGEAPLDAGARAVLRGRGPAVVAAGAVPGAGGGIALGRWVMAAALLAALTETFFAYGRTKSA
- a CDS encoding response regulator; the encoded protein is MSRTILLVEDHEDNRIVYRTMLEHFGYRVLLAGDGGEGVRMAREHHPDLILMDVSIPVMDGWEATAALKADSATASIPIIALTAHALAADRERAVEVGCDGYLAKPVEPRRVLEEVRRFLGDEP
- a CDS encoding DUF4159 domain-containing protein, whose product is MTRPLRIVRRALRAAAALVLAASGAAAAVKPAPFVFATARYDSGDWDSAPLVPTNLIHSIAQYTSIPVAPQGAVVDLASPELFRFPFIYLTGHLPVRFSQQESANLKAYVERGGFVFIDDHNHDVDGAFHRTATAELRRVFGAGALRDLPNDHELYRAFFTFPEGPPTTSHELNGWGDNLVHEHLQGIVVNGRLGVLYSNKDYSSEWGYHFRNKRFQSLDNTRFGVNIIVYALTR
- a CDS encoding IS5 family transposase; this encodes MSNRKKYPSDVSDEEWAFVAPYLALISVTAPQREHSLREVFNGLRWIVKTGSPWRYMPNDLPPWAAVYQQTQRWIRAEVFESMTKDLRALIRLLQGRNEQPTGSVIDARTLRSTPESGHRAGNDPHKKTRGSKVHISVDTLGNLLAVVVTSASAQDRDAVAALAHATQKTTGENVELAYVDGAYRGPQASDAAKEHGIRLEVVMVPEAVKGFVLLPKRWVVERSFAWLTRFRRLAKDYERLPETLAGLHFIAFACLMLAKAYKLLEIGS
- a CDS encoding helix-turn-helix transcriptional regulator; protein product: MRRKAVELSAFFERLRQILDDRGLSQADLARELGVGVATVSEWFTRGRVPNGDVMLRLPGALRVNGHWLLTGEGPREREPAPQGDPYLRGAGDAIQRLAQALDDVARRFGAPAGGPDPSPEST
- a CDS encoding DUF58 domain-containing protein, which gives rise to MTASTDFLPPGLLEHLGGLELIARTVVRGFQAGIHRSPLRGAGEDFAKHRDYQQGDDVRYLDWKLYARTDRLYVREFEERSNLQAYVVVDASASMEYAGAGGVSKLRYASYLAAALAHLMIGAGDAVGLAAFGAGARLLLAPRARKGHLHDLLLNLERLRPGGSEGAAAVLDRVGTQMRRGGRVIVISDLLEEDGGDALAVAAGRLRARGDEVIVLRVLTPEETGDATPDAGLFFDPERPARQVPATPRADPGYARRVGEYFAMLADRLRERGVEYVPLSTAEPVEQALVAWVNRRRGT
- a CDS encoding MoxR family ATPase, producing the protein MYSEPLRRPAIRTPREVHPLATAEKEIETLLGDAAQLRAQVQRRIVGQERVLEEVIICLLAGGHALLVGVPGLAKTLLVRTLAQALELEFKRVQFTPDLMPGDITGTEVIEEDRTTGRRAARFIRGPVFTQVLLADEINRTPPKTQAALLEAMQEGRVTAGGEDLLLPRPFFVLATQNPIEQEGTYPLPEAQLDRFMLDIRLDYPSADEEVEILRATTGTLDADVQPVLDAERVLTLQRWTREVPVADNVLAYAASLVRATRPADGSATDDVKRWVRWGAGPRAGQALILGAKARALLAGRFHVTPDDVRRVALPVLRHRVLVNFHAEAEGVSTDAVVSRLLQAVEPPRSGL
- a CDS encoding type II toxin-antitoxin system PemK/MazF family toxin, with protein sequence MKRFDVYLTRLDPTKGSEIQKTRPCLIISPNEMNRPLKTVIIAPMTTRGRPYPSRVDCVFGGKNGQVALDQIRTVDKTRLGQRLGDLDRPTRKLVLDTLARMFAP
- the fmdA gene encoding formamidase, whose translation is MPTTLIGVDLRRPPEEQYPRPHNRWHPDIPPVASVDPGSVFRMECLDLSGGQIVNSDTADDVRDLDLAQLHYLSGPVAVNGARPGDLLVVDVLDIGPLSGAEWGYTGILDRHTGTGLLTDEYPEARKAIWDLNGIYATSRHVQDVRFAALPHPGTIGCAPSPERLARWNRRELKATATHGGHFAQGTAVPQAEGALLGMLDGARAERIAGEAARTWAARENGGNLDVKELARGSRAYLPVYVPGANLSVGDLQFSQGDGKITGLGGVKMAGYIDLHVDLIPDGINRTGITSPVFEPAPTERGYSEFVTFQGISVDENDTQHYLDVWVAYRMACRHAIRHLQRFGFAGEQVYVLLAAAPVHGHISCMLEHPNVCCTVAVPSGIFDFDVGPRAEIRSAPRGELARPG